The Kribbella sp. NBC_00662 nucleotide sequence CGGCGCGTTCAGTGTCGAGGCGATGCGGGAGTGGTACCGCGAGCGAGACCTGCTGGACGGCGTCAAGCAGACCGTGATCGGTCCGGAGAGCTCACTCGACCGAACTGTGGGTCAGATCCTGACCGACCTTGGGGTGGAGTGCGGCGGGGCCGTACCGTTGTAGGGATGAGCACTACCGAGCCGACCCGCCCCCGTACCCTCGCCGAGGCGCTGCGGACGTGGGACGACGCCGGGCTCGGTGAGCTGCTGCGGCGGCGGCCCGATCTGGCGCTGCCGATTCCTGCGGACACCGGGCAGCTGGCAGCGCGGGCGACGAGCAACGCGTCGGCTGCGCGGGCAGTCAACCGCCTCGACGAGTTCGGTGTGGACCTGCTGGAGTCGCTGTCCGCCCTGCCCGAGCCGGTCGACCTGGAAGCGCTGGCGCGGGGTGTGGATCAGCCGGTGGAGGTGGTCCGGCCGCGGGTGACCGAGTTGCTGGACCTCGCGCTGGTGTGGGGTACCGAGGACGACCTGCGGCCGATCCGCGCCGTACACGAACTGCTCGGGCCGACACCTGCGGGACTCGGACCGGTCACCACGCGGCACTTCGGTGATCTGGACAAGCTGATCGAGGAGGCTGGTCCGGATGCGAAGGCTGTGCTCGACAAGCTGACCTGGGGTCCGCCGACGGGTTCGGTGGAGAAGGCCGAGCGTCCGGTGACGATCGCCTCGGCACGTACGCCGGTCGAGCGGTTGCTGGCGCGCGGTCTCGTCGTACCGAAGGATCCGAACACCGTCGTACTGCCGCGACAGATCGGGCTGCACCTGCGCGGCGGACGCGTGCTGGCGTCGACCAGGCCGGTGCCACCGCCGTTGGACGGCAAGAAGGTGTCAGCCGCGATCGCCGACCGGGCTGCGGCGGGTGCCGCTCTGGACCTGGTGCGGCTGGTTGACCGAGCCCTGGAGCAGCTGGGGACGGAGCCGCCTCCCGTACTGCGGACTGGTGGCATCGGTGTCCGTGAGCTGCGCAATGTGGCCGGCAAGATCGGTGCGGAGGAGCAGAACACCGCAGCGGTGCTGGAGATCGCGTACGCCGCCGGACTCGTTGCTGCGGTGGAGGTTGGCACCAGCGAGCTGTGGTTGCCCACGGGTGCTTACGACGACTGGCTCGAGCTGGATCTGGCGCATCGGTGGGCCCAGCTGGTCATCGCCTGGTTCTCCGGGCTCAGGGCGATCGGGCTCATCGGCCGGCGGGACAGCGGCGCTGGCACGGCGGCTGCGCGAGAGCGGCTGATCAACGCGCTGGCGCCGGATCTGGAGCGGTTGCTGGCGCCGGAGATCCGCATACTCGCGCTGCAGGCGCTGGCCGGGGCTGGTGCCGGTACTGCGCCTGCTCCGGAGACCGTGGTGACGTGGGTCGCGTGGCATCGGCCTCGGCGCGGCGGTCAGTTCCGGGACGATCTGGTCGAGTGGAGCGTGTCTGAAGCGGCTCTGCTCGGGCTGACCGGGCTGGGTGCGTTGGCGAGTCATGCGCAACCGTTGCTGGGAGCTGAGCCGACTGCTGACGAGCTGGCCGAGGCGATCAACCCGTTGATGCCAGAGCCGGTGTCCGAGGTGCTGTTGCAGGCTGACCTGACTGCGATCGCGCCGGGTCCGCTGGTGCGGGTCGTGCAGGACGAGCTGTCCGCGATGGCTGATGTGGAATCAGATGGCGGTGCCGGCGTCTACCGGTTCAGTGAGAGCTCGGTGCGGCGCGCGTTCGACCTCGGACGTACTGCGGAGCAGTTGCACACGTGGTTGGTGGAGCATTCGCGTACTCCGGTGCCCCAGCCCCTCACGTACCTCATCGACGACGTTGCGCGACGGCACGGCGTACTGCGGCTCGGGACGGCGTCGACGTACCTGCGGTGTGATGACGAGAACGTTCTGACCCAGCTGCTCAACTCGAACCTGCCTGGTGTTCGCTTCCGCCGGTTGGCGCCGACCGTTGTGGTGTCACCGTCGCCGCCGGACATGGTGCTGGCCCGACTGCGCGACGCCGGCCTGGCGCCGCTGGCGGAGACGTTCG carries:
- a CDS encoding helicase-associated domain-containing protein, giving the protein MSTTEPTRPRTLAEALRTWDDAGLGELLRRRPDLALPIPADTGQLAARATSNASAARAVNRLDEFGVDLLESLSALPEPVDLEALARGVDQPVEVVRPRVTELLDLALVWGTEDDLRPIRAVHELLGPTPAGLGPVTTRHFGDLDKLIEEAGPDAKAVLDKLTWGPPTGSVEKAERPVTIASARTPVERLLARGLVVPKDPNTVVLPRQIGLHLRGGRVLASTRPVPPPLDGKKVSAAIADRAAAGAALDLVRLVDRALEQLGTEPPPVLRTGGIGVRELRNVAGKIGAEEQNTAAVLEIAYAAGLVAAVEVGTSELWLPTGAYDDWLELDLAHRWAQLVIAWFSGLRAIGLIGRRDSGAGTAAARERLINALAPDLERLLAPEIRILALQALAGAGAGTAPAPETVVTWVAWHRPRRGGQFRDDLVEWSVSEAALLGLTGLGALASHAQPLLGAEPTADELAEAINPLMPEPVSEVLLQADLTAIAPGPLVRVVQDELSAMADVESDGGAGVYRFSESSVRRAFDLGRTAEQLHTWLVEHSRTPVPQPLTYLIDDVARRHGVLRLGTASTYLRCDDENVLTQLLNSNLPGVRFRRLAPTVVVSPSPPDMVLARLRDAGLAPLAETFDGALHVTGTPRRGEAPRRRTSRDFNESAFDLTDDQVKAVIEKVRAGDRIAAERPGDQGLVEPAAPAETIAVLTNAAESHSRTWIAYVDHNGTSSERIVEPVRVADGWLTAYDDTTDNPRTYALHRISAARAVE